One window from the genome of Marinobacter sp. LV10R510-11A encodes:
- a CDS encoding histidine kinase has protein sequence MKSRSPLVNRIALVVSAVVLTSLVSMATTLAVSKSIEGNATAINLAGALRMGAFQLLAHAVGPGGNHSPGGDIKSLVSSYEASLTDPSIARAIPSAADHPLAKQYRAIRAYWEQTLRPDLENYPQGSPANAHMFAATESYVDSVNQLVSMLERRTEARIGLLHLIQMISLAFSILIIIALFVDLRSRVLKPLRKLVGIAKAVGEQDFSRKANLQGSDELAQLGSAFDQMSSELALTYYELEERARSKTEELEESHAGLQLLHAASRSLFANHDLCSGAVPMLQEFEQLLGIGPILLYLHDKESTEPVQAVTTASIERPFYCRDHHCNACLVTPEIYDELPIEEHDGRRLLLPIRTSSSLLGTLEVWYPADKGLSDTARRLLETLSDQLATAIFLERQITEEQQLTLAEERTVIARELHDSLAQSLSYLKMQVARLRRLNIEGDQKNAHEAILDELSTGLSSAYRQLRELLATFRLKLDTPDLATALRKTIEEFSGRLGKAVRLVYNLPPQALSPNEEIHTLQIVREGLANAVKHADATDILVEVVFESPQVKAIIRDNGKGLPAVGQPINHYGLIIMQDRARTLGGQVTVHNRDEGGVEVSLTFVPKSRHLIPAETSST, from the coding sequence CGGATTGCCCTCGTTGTGAGTGCCGTTGTCCTGACATCACTTGTCAGCATGGCTACAACGCTTGCGGTTTCAAAAAGTATTGAAGGGAATGCAACGGCTATCAATCTGGCGGGCGCATTGCGTATGGGCGCGTTCCAGCTGCTGGCCCATGCTGTGGGCCCGGGCGGTAACCATTCCCCAGGTGGTGATATCAAAAGCCTTGTGTCCAGCTATGAAGCCAGCCTGACAGACCCGTCGATTGCACGGGCAATTCCCAGCGCCGCCGATCACCCGTTAGCAAAACAGTACCGAGCCATCAGGGCATACTGGGAGCAGACCCTGCGCCCAGATTTGGAAAATTATCCGCAAGGGTCGCCCGCCAACGCACACATGTTTGCTGCCACAGAAAGCTACGTAGATTCGGTAAATCAACTTGTAAGCATGCTTGAGCGGCGAACCGAGGCAAGAATAGGCCTGCTACACCTTATTCAGATGATCAGCCTAGCCTTCTCCATATTGATTATCATTGCATTGTTCGTTGATCTCAGAAGCCGGGTACTCAAGCCGCTGCGCAAACTGGTCGGCATTGCAAAAGCCGTTGGCGAACAGGACTTTTCCCGCAAGGCGAACCTGCAAGGAAGCGACGAACTGGCACAACTTGGCAGCGCGTTTGACCAGATGAGCAGCGAACTGGCACTCACCTACTACGAACTTGAAGAGCGCGCCCGCAGCAAAACCGAAGAGCTGGAAGAAAGCCACGCCGGCCTTCAGCTGCTCCATGCCGCCAGCCGTAGCCTGTTTGCCAATCACGATCTGTGCAGTGGCGCGGTTCCAATGCTGCAAGAATTCGAGCAGCTTCTGGGCATAGGCCCCATCTTGCTTTACCTACACGATAAAGAGTCGACGGAACCCGTTCAGGCGGTGACAACTGCCTCGATAGAACGCCCCTTCTACTGTCGTGACCACCACTGCAACGCCTGCCTGGTAACGCCCGAAATCTATGACGAGCTGCCCATAGAAGAACACGACGGCCGCAGACTACTACTGCCTATCCGGACTTCAAGCTCACTCCTTGGCACTCTGGAGGTGTGGTACCCTGCTGATAAAGGTCTTTCGGACACGGCTCGTCGCCTACTGGAGACACTCAGCGACCAGCTGGCGACCGCTATTTTCCTCGAGCGGCAGATTACCGAAGAGCAACAGCTTACGCTGGCTGAAGAGCGCACGGTGATCGCCCGGGAACTGCACGATTCCCTGGCCCAATCACTGTCTTACTTGAAAATGCAGGTCGCCCGCCTGCGTCGGCTGAATATTGAGGGTGACCAGAAAAACGCCCACGAGGCGATATTGGACGAACTGAGCACGGGGCTGAGCAGCGCCTACCGTCAGCTCCGGGAGTTGTTGGCCACGTTCAGGCTGAAGCTAGATACGCCGGACCTAGCTACCGCGCTGCGCAAAACCATCGAGGAGTTTTCAGGACGGCTGGGTAAAGCCGTAAGGCTGGTTTACAACCTGCCACCACAGGCATTATCCCCCAACGAGGAAATTCACACGCTGCAGATTGTGCGTGAGGGCTTGGCCAACGCTGTTAAACACGCCGATGCAACCGATATTTTGGTAGAAGTGGTGTTTGAGTCGCCCCAAGTAAAGGCAATAATACGGGATAACGGCAAAGGGCTGCCGGCGGTTGGACAACCCATCAACCATTACGGCCTGATCATCATGCAGGATCGCGCACGCACGTTGGGCGGTCAGGTTACCGTGCATAACCGTGATGAGGGCGGCGTTGAAGTTAGTTTGACGTTCGTGCCGAAAAGCCGGCACTTGATTCCGGCAGAGACGTCGAGCACCTGA